TTAATAGTTTTCGTCTCTGTAGGCTCAGAGCTGCGCCGGCTAGAACCGCTCGCTGGACTCGCTCTGTGCCCGTTCAGAACGTTGTAATGTGGCAGTTTCAAATGCAGCTTGACAAGACTGGTGTATTCACTGAAATCATGCGCAAATCCGGTGAAATAATCAGGCAGTTAAGCAATTCTTCAGGGTGCATCCCTTATTTCCACGCCTCCTTGTTTACATACACAATGACGCCGCTGTCAAGTACTCGTCACAGAAGCATTGCGGGAGCCAGGGACCGCAGGCCTTCGTTGACCTGCCAGGCTCGACCAGTGGTAACCTTGATCTTTGCGAGCGCGCTGTTGCTTTCTCATGATTCTGTTTTTCCTCCAATCGGCATTCTCGCCTCCGAAGTGAAATCCAGTTGCGAGACACAAAACGGAATCACCATTTGCACATGCGAGGACCGCGGCCTGCCACAGTCTGCGCCCACTGCGCAGTGGCGCGAGGACTGTCTCGCACACGAGAGAACCAAGCTCCAGCTAACGTGCAACACTCAGCTGAAATGTGCTCCAGATGAGTTGAATGGCTCGAAGGCCTGTCCGTCTGACACAACAGATTTGTCAAAATGCACAGGAGCGAGTGACAGCGGCACGGACGGAAAAAAAACTTTCGAAAAATGGCGAAGGCAACTCTAAAATCCTGGAAATACCTGAGAAGAACCTCCCCTTTGTCGACGGAAGCTTTGTCGTGGGTTGTGTGTCCGAAGATACCAACACGGACAAATGCAAAGTCTCGGTGATTGTGATGGTGAGACAATCCACTACCGAAAGCGGAAAGTCACGTGCGCATACGGCGCGGGGAGCAACGGAACACATCAGGCCGTCACAATGAGTCCCTAGCAAAACAGTTTCACCCTCGAGTTTGGGAATAAAGGAGCAGTTCTACCGCCAAGCTTCCAGAAGGTGAACTGCCGGGTCACCTCGGAGTTTCCGAGTGTAAGGGTGACTATACGACCATTTTGCCAGCCTACCAAGATAAAAGGTGGACGAACGGCCAGAGCAACTCATATACTGTGACGATTCCGGAAGATAAGTTTCCTGCGGGGGGAGCGAAGATTACGGTGGGATGCAAGCAAAAGCGTCACGGAGAAACCGGGAAAAAGCGACCTGAAACCCGCGACAGAGTCGAAAACGTGCTACACTGATGTGACAATCGACGGCACCGGGTCGGCCGTTCTGCACTTCAAATGAGTCCGACACTAGTTTGTCCAGGGGTTCCCTTGATTATGGCAATCCTTGCTATCTTCTTCCCCATGACACCGCCTATGCAACCATTTGCCGAATCAGCATCAGTGCCGCAAGGCAATCTCCAAGCACTGACGCGGTTCTGGTTTCCGCAGCCGTTCGGCTTCGGGTTTGGAGTTCCTTCGTCCCAGGACAGATGCGATATTGGCAACAGTCAGTTGTGTGAATAACGGCGCTCTTCACAACGTTTTGATACTCGTAGTGTGTCCATGCATGAGCTGCTCCGATGTCTCATCTGGTGAACAGGAAGAGACTGAACAGAGGCAGTCGGCTCGTCCACCGTGTTTCCACTAACACAGAAACATAGCAGGGACTCCGCACTGTGAAATGTCAGAGGATGAAACAAGGTCTGGGCACTTGTGTACCATGTAGACCTCACGACACAAAAGAGCTCGCCTGACCTGAACAACACAGTCTTCTCTCGTTTCTCCGTCGTTAGCATCTCTTCGCAGTGTCTCGATTACAACGACTATCAGTTCATCTGTGAACGAAGCGCCAATTCTTGGTCTGCCACGCCGCACATCGTGTCGGTTTGCGCACGTAAAGGGGGATGCTCCAAAGGAGAGAGGAGTCAGAGCGGCAACAAGTTTGCGCAGGAGAACCCGAACGGAAAAACGTGTACCCGCGGTCAGACGAGTGAGCCTCAGACTCGAAAAACCGTGGCAGGCCCGGTGCCGGTGACAACCAAGGTCACCATCCCCGACCAACATTGCAAGTCCCTAGAGACAGTCTCTAACAGGCACGTGTAGGATAGTGACGTGGAATGGAAACCGGACTAAAGCATATAACGGGCAGGAAAAGAGTAATAAGCAACTGagaggagcagcagcgcacggctcgcgttctccgcgcgcccgtgACACATGCCAGCATATAGGCACATCACAAATAGGTGGCGACTGCAGGCTCACTGGTCTTCTCCGGTTCAGCTTCTTGAGTGGTCTGatctcgtcgtcgcttccAGCTTCTGGCGCCTGTCTGCTGCTCGGCGTCCCCTTGCCTTCTCACGCCCTGGACTGCGTACAAAGATACACGAGcccggccgtcgccgcggcggccacgAGCGTCGGAAACGTGTTCCActtcagcgcggcgcgctctctTTCGTCGTGGGCTTTTCCGTACAAAGCAAgactgtctccttcctccaaAATTTCACGATTGCGGGCGGCTGGGCATGCGTAGACGGCTTTCGCCGGCGGCAAGGCGAATGAATCCGCGCCTGGCCCCTGTGGCGCGGAAGCACTCGAGCCGCTCTGCCGTCCCGGAACCCGAGGGGCGCCCGCACGCGGAGCACGCGCCTGCCCGCCCGATGCCGCCGCTGATTTCGCAGCGAGGAAATCGTCAAACATGCGAAGATACCGACGTGCCGCGGGCAGGAGGACGGCAAGACGCGAAAGAATTTCTTGCTCGTGCTGCAGAACGCGCAGGAAGGGCGACTGAGAAACCACAGGGGTCGTCAGTGAAGCGTGGAGCACGAGCGACGCCTTTGCCCTCGATTGCCCGTCCTTCGACTCCGAGGCGGAAGGGCGCGTCAGATCCTTCAAGAGCGGCTCTGGACTCGCTGCTTCGGAGCACCCAACTCCCTTCTCCAAACACGACAGCTCATCGAcgggagaggacggcgacgtcgACACGTTTCCGTTTTCGTCGCTCGGCTCTGCTTGATGAAAAAAAGAAATGGACCCTTTCCCACTTCCGCAGCCTGtacgcgcggcggcccccgTTTTGCTGTGCTTGGCGTTCGGTATGAACCCGCAGGCCGATGCGCCGTACCAGGGCGTGTATTCAGACGGTATCTGGAAGAGCACAGAAAGGTAGGCGTAAAGCTTCACGTCCGCTTTGGTAGGCCTATCacaaagaagaaagcgggGACGCAAAAGAGGAGCGGGAGGTGTTGCCGACTCCCTTCCCGCCGGGGCTGTGCCCGGAGCGCCGGGAGGAATAGAGCTATCTTCTTGCTCCGGCTCGCTGTCCAGATCCAGGCGCTCCAAAATTTCGACTAAATTCCTTAGAATCTGCACGTTGTCAGTACCCTGGAACCGCGTCATGGcattccgccgcctcctgtaCAAATAAGGACTCGCGTACACGCTTGGCAGCGAGTGTCTGTACACCTGCGAAGTGAACTTGGCGTAGCACGGTTCACTGCACCAAAGGGTGAAGTCGAGGACTTCCGACAACTTTAAGTCAATAAATGCGGACAGAGCAGCCGAATCAGCTTGCAGGCGGGTGAGGCGAGTAGAAAGAGGCGCCTCCGAGGATGAACCGAGGGCGTCAAGATCTCGTTCTGCTTGGAAGAGAAGCTGAAGATGGTGCGAATCAAGGACTCCGTCATTGTAGAACGCCGCCGGCAAATCTCCAAGAGCCTGAGCCGCCGGGTACGTTGAGGGATTGAAAGAAATGCGGAGGTTGGTCAGCAGAGAGTAAACGCGAAGAAAAATAACGTCAACGTTGAGGAAAACTTCGCGTTCCACGCAAGAACGCGCACGAAGCAACGACGAAAGAACGGAACAAacggaagaaaaaggagCCCGTGAGGAGCTCGAATGAGTTGAACTCGGACCCGCTGGGGCTGGCACCGCTAAATCCGAAAAGAGGCGTGAAATAGCGCAGGAAGGAGATTCCGAAAACGAGGACGAGAAACGCTTATGCGACGGCAGTGACTGCAGATGCATTGTACGGTGATAGGTGACTGTTAGTGTCGGCAAAACGCCAGGAGATGAACCTCCTCCgacacagacagacgcgTCAGATCCCTCCATTTCTTTTTTTTATCAGAAAGCTTCTTatgagagaggaggaggaagcggagacacGAGACTTCTGACGAAGACAGACGGCAGAGCCGCGTTGAAAGACGGActggagggagaggaaaagTGGGGAACGAGGACTGTAGTTAAAGAAGAATAGAAAGATGGAGCGTAGAGCCGATCCAACACAAAAGAAAAGGGTTTACGCGTAAATTCCTCGGCCGAGTGACGTAACCTGGCGGAAGAGACGAGAAACGACGGTTGAGATGGTGAGACGGGAGCAGACCAAGGAAAAACCCAGTattcttctctgcgcttctAACTCTCGCAGATACTTGCAAAAAAAAATACGGTGCAATTCACGTCAGTGTTTCAAAGTAAATTGCGCCGACGGAAAAATTGCACACTACTGCACTGAACCCTTGCCAGTGTCTCTCAATGCATGTCGCTTCTTCGAAAAGCTGCCTGCTGTTCACGTCATGCACGACGACACCTGCGGCGGTTATATCTTTCCTTAGCATGTTTTGTTGTTAAAGGTGCGTACACCCAAGGGCCACGGAACGGAGAGACAGTGTCCGTCTGGATTGATTCTTGGTTGCTGGCACTGTGTCCTGCGATACCCTCCCTCCGCAGATTTCATCCTGCACTCGCCGTAGATTGGGTAATTTGTCGCATTGTTGCTTGACCATCAGGTAGGAAACGAGCGCATTGTGATGCACGGAAACGAAACCATCTGATGTTCTTTCGGGACAAGATGAAGAAGTGACGGGTAATGCAGGCCGAACACAGGAGCAACCCAAATACATATCAATGAAGATCTTCATGGTAGCTCAACACAATTGCTACTAGCTCCCCTTACActgcgacgcgcctcccCAACGGTGCGACGTTGGTTAAGGGCGCTCAAAAGACAGGAAGAGCTCAGCAAACGGGGAAAGGCAGAGGATTGTGAATGAATGAGCCAAAGCGCAAATGATCCAGATACGTATTTGTCGTATTCGCAACTGTCTGTCAGTCACTGCGTCCTACAGCCAAAGTTAGGGAGAGCGGCATTGACATTGGCAGGCGCAGATAATAAGCGGAACCGCGAAAATAGCGAGGAGCATAGGGCTTCATCACATAGCTTCATGCACCCCCCGATTTCGTCACCGGAGAATGGTTACACCGTCTTGCATCAACCACGCTTCCCTTTCAACCGTCTCCCGGTATATGAGCATCATCATCACAGGAGATTGGCACGTCTGAAAAGGAATGAATAGTCACGGACGTTTATATTGTGTGCATGCTTTTGTAGTTGAAAATTGCCCTCTGCAAGAGGGCGACATATCCGGCTGAGCCACTGTTTTGTGTTTTCGAGGTTTTCTGAAATGCGTCACATGAATGGCATCCGACGCTGAACACAGACGAGTCCTCACACCAAGGATTAAAACATTAGCGGCCTGCAGCCTTCTGAACCTGAGGGGGGGTTCAATGAGGAGCTGGTGGAAAGAAAGGAACAACGCGCACGAGTTTCAAGGGGAAATGGAATCGATACATGACTCCGCTGTATCATAATTAGCACAGCAGAGAGGGCACGTACGGTGGTTTGTGTATACAAACAATACTGCTGATCTCAAATGCAATGAGTATGCTTTCTAGTGGCAGCATTATAGCGCTGGTCCACGCGAGGGCCACAGCATCCAAAATAGATTAGAGATACAGAGACCCAAGTTCTCTACGATTGCACTATGCCACACCCCATTGCCGAAGACAGCTAGAAGTGTCGAAGTTCAATTTTCGTCCAGTGGCCTGATAACTGATAAAGCAGTGATTAGTTGGGAGCCTCTTGTTCAGTGAACGTGAGACGCACCTTTCACGTAGAATGCGAACTCGACTCGTATGCGCAAGCGGGGCAGCTGATCAAAAGTCTCAGAACCAGAGACCTGACGAGGAGGAAATCATCAAACTGTGCAGGGAGGATGCCGAACGACCTAGGTGTACCTTCTTATGGCCACTCCCTGTTCAGTGTTATCGGGACGCATGCTGCGTAGTGTCATGTCTCTGTTACGACTCCTGCCTGGTCTAGCATGCCGGTGCCTAGCCGGGATGGGTAACCAAAAGTAGAATACAAATCGTCAGACACCAGGTGCTGGTGTACTGGtaaggcgcagcgagacagtGGAATGGACCGGAGAAGGCGACCGCGTGTGAGGCAGGGAAGAAAGATGGGATGTAAATGTGTTGCCTCGGATCGACCGGCAGCTGTATCCAGTCGGTCAGTGATTCCTACGAAAACAGTGGCTCGAAGGAGACTCATCAGtcaggagaggaggcaggctACCCAATGGGCGTGAAGTTTCCAAGGGACGGAGGAAAGGAGAGGGACAAGTCCAACCTATGCCACGGACAAAAGACAAGCAAATAGAATCCTCCTGGGGCCACGAGCAGAGCAAGTCATTTACGCTGACGGTGCCAGAAGAGAAGTTTCCTCAGAACGAAGCAAAATTCACGGTTGGCTGCCAGAAAACGCCCGCAGCGAAGGGGAAAACAACGAGGCATGAAGTGCCAAAGCCGAGTGTTTGCACCGTTAATGTGACAGTCGAGGGCACGGTAGAGTCTACCGCGTCTACGTCTCTTTACGAAGGTGAGGCTGGAGTGTCCGCCGTTTTCGTTGTGGGTATTGCTGGCAGTTTGGCCATGTGGGTCCTGGTCACT
This DNA window, taken from Besnoitia besnoiti strain Bb-Ger1 chromosome III, whole genome shotgun sequence, encodes the following:
- a CDS encoding hypothetical protein (encoded by transcript BESB_050130), whose product is MEGSDASVCVGGGSSPGVLPTLTVTYHRTMHLQSLPSHKRFSSSFSESPSCAISRLFSDLAVPAPAGPSSTHSSSSRAPFSSVCSVLSSLLRARSCVEREVFLNVDVIFLRVYSLLTNLRISFNPSTYPAAQALGDLPAAFYNDGVLDSHHLQLLFQAERDLDALGSSSEAPLSTRLTRLQADSAALSAFIDLKLSEVLDFTLWCSEPCYAKFTSQVYRHSLPSVYASPYLYRRRRNAMTRFQGTDNVQILRNLVEILERLDLDSEPEQEDSSIPPGAPGTAPAGRESATPPAPLLRPRFLLCDRPTKADVKLYAYLSVLFQIPSEYTPWYGASACGFIPNAKHSKTGAAARTGCGSGKGSISFFHQAEPSDENGNVSTSPSSPVDELSCLEKGVGCSEAASPEPLLKDLTRPSASESKDGQSRAKASLVLHASLTTPVVSQSPFLRVLQHEQEILSRLAVLLPAARRYLRMFDDFLAAKSAAASGGQARAPRAGAPRVPGRQSGSSASAPQGPGADSFALPPAKAVYACPAARNREILEEGDSLALYGKAHDERERAALKWNTFPTLVAAAATAGLVYLCTQSRA